A section of the Thermodesulfovibrionales bacterium genome encodes:
- a CDS encoding response regulator, whose product MDKPSILVIDDDNVVREVLYQIITGMGMTCELAENGKEGIERLKLHPCDLILTDITMPVMDGLQFLREIKDITPFTPVAIITGYPTFENAVEAMREGARDFIVKPFNVEKIRTTIDRLLKEKRLIGNPLSGKEDLKKELIKRLQEIAILQSICSELDELYDNRLIYERIVEMVSRLLMARDVAFGIIKNGVLKIEASTVLIKKEIPLSEPLQRVMKNGSTLLLKEGERNPLNELPLCSQLLLIPLIINGEVFGILSISNKIDEKSFSEDEIYLAQTFGKKVSLRIENNALYELFYNNLLNTLKSLIASIEARDSYTKQHSERVTNYALEIAEVMGLGAEDKECIKFGGYLHDIGKIGVRDTVLLKPSTLTEEEMAEIRLHPVIGESIVRPLKFLPAERELILHHHERFDGRGYPHGLAGERIPILARILAVADTYDAMTSARPYRPALGHEFAIEELRNNAGSQFDPMVVKAFLQTKTGRKVH is encoded by the coding sequence ATGGATAAACCAAGTATTCTGGTCATTGATGATGATAATGTGGTCAGAGAGGTGCTTTATCAGATAATCACGGGTATGGGAATGACCTGTGAGCTTGCAGAGAACGGAAAAGAGGGAATAGAGAGGTTGAAGCTCCATCCCTGTGACCTTATTTTAACGGATATAACTATGCCAGTGATGGATGGTCTTCAATTTCTAAGGGAGATCAAAGACATAACACCATTTACTCCGGTAGCAATAATTACCGGTTATCCAACCTTTGAGAATGCTGTTGAAGCTATGAGGGAGGGAGCACGGGATTTTATTGTAAAACCTTTCAATGTAGAAAAGATCAGGACAACAATAGACAGACTTCTGAAGGAAAAAAGATTGATCGGCAATCCACTCTCTGGAAAAGAAGACCTGAAAAAAGAGCTTATAAAGAGATTACAGGAAATTGCAATATTACAATCAATATGTTCTGAGCTTGATGAGCTATACGACAACAGACTCATCTATGAAAGAATTGTTGAGATGGTCTCAAGACTACTCATGGCAAGGGATGTTGCCTTTGGAATTATTAAAAATGGTGTTCTCAAAATAGAGGCATCAACAGTGCTGATAAAGAAAGAGATACCCCTTTCTGAACCCCTTCAAAGGGTAATGAAAAACGGGTCAACCCTTCTGCTGAAGGAGGGAGAAAGAAATCCCCTGAATGAATTACCACTATGCTCACAGCTTCTATTAATTCCACTCATTATAAACGGTGAGGTATTCGGAATATTAAGCATCTCAAATAAGATTGATGAAAAATCCTTCAGCGAGGATGAGATATATCTAGCCCAGACATTCGGGAAGAAGGTTTCCCTGAGGATTGAGAACAATGCCCTTTATGAACTCTTTTACAACAACCTCCTCAATACCTTGAAATCACTTATTGCAAGCATTGAGGCAAGGGATTCCTACACAAAGCAGCATTCAGAAAGGGTAACAAATTATGCCCTTGAGATCGCTGAGGTAATGGGTCTTGGTGCAGAAGATAAAGAATGCATCAAGTTTGGAGGTTATCTCCACGATATAGGAAAGATAGGGGTAAGGGATACTGTGCTTCTAAAACCAAGTACTCTTACAGAAGAGGAGATGGCAGAGATAAGACTTCATCCTGTAATCGGAGAAAGTATTGTAAGACCTCTAAAATTCCTTCCGGCTGAAAGGGAATTAATACTCCACCATCATGAAAGATTTGATGGAAGGGGCTATCCCCACGGACTAGCAGGAGAGCGGATTCCTATTCTTGCACGGATTCTTGCAGTCGCTGATACCTATGACGCCATGACATCTGCAAGACCCTACAGACCTGCACTGGGCCATGAGTTTGCGATAGAAGAATTGAGGAACAATGCTGGCTCTCAGTTTGATCCCATGGTTGTAAAGGCATTCCTGCAGACAAAAACAGGAAGAAAGGTACACTGA
- a CDS encoding ATP-binding protein, giving the protein MEKKAIVTGNGLLNEIELSHVFKKQEVNIELVHIPSAKESLNLLNKEDFRAVILIGKPQDMDLVEFIHKIKEKSSIPVIVVSSETDRDKLSEILDMGAYAWQKDRRHIDALPLIVQCAITKYELDKERDEKEKIITESRRQWMAIFDGITDFIYVIDDKYNIVKINQALASYFKKTPRELVGRKCYELFQCDHESCSTKIALSSGMSDTYEKTIGDRIYQVSIYHFLDRIPLTIHYMKDITEITRLKKQLYHAEKLTSLGLLVSGVAHEINNPLTGVIAYTELLMMKTGDESLKNELKKILQSAERCKRIVENLLTFSRQKEPVRSLESINSIIERAIDLRGYWLRSSNIEVIKDFGETPSILVDAQQMQQVILNILLNAEQAIMEAGRKRGEIIFTTRYIPETHRIVIKVTDNGTGIREEYLSRIFDPFFTTKPVGIGTGLGLSICHGIVAEHGGIIWA; this is encoded by the coding sequence ATGGAAAAGAAAGCAATAGTCACTGGCAATGGCTTACTCAATGAGATAGAGCTGAGCCATGTTTTTAAAAAACAGGAAGTAAATATCGAGCTCGTCCATATTCCATCAGCTAAGGAATCTCTTAATCTCCTAAATAAAGAAGATTTCAGGGCTGTAATTCTGATCGGTAAACCTCAGGATATGGATCTGGTTGAATTTATCCATAAGATAAAAGAAAAAAGCTCCATTCCCGTAATTGTCGTAAGTAGTGAAACAGACAGGGATAAATTATCAGAAATACTTGATATGGGAGCCTATGCATGGCAGAAAGACAGAAGGCATATTGATGCCCTTCCGCTCATAGTTCAGTGTGCCATAACAAAATATGAGCTTGATAAAGAAAGAGATGAAAAAGAAAAGATTATTACTGAAAGCAGAAGGCAGTGGATGGCAATATTTGACGGAATAACAGATTTTATATATGTCATAGATGATAAATACAATATAGTAAAGATAAATCAGGCACTTGCCTCTTATTTTAAAAAAACCCCAAGGGAACTCGTTGGCAGAAAGTGTTATGAACTTTTTCAGTGCGACCATGAAAGCTGCAGCACAAAGATAGCCCTTTCATCAGGAATGTCAGACACCTATGAAAAAACTATAGGCGACAGGATCTATCAGGTAAGCATATATCATTTCCTTGACAGAATACCTCTAACAATCCATTACATGAAAGATATCACCGAGATAACAAGATTAAAAAAACAGCTTTATCATGCGGAAAAACTAACATCCCTCGGACTCCTGGTTTCGGGTGTTGCCCATGAGATAAATAATCCCCTGACAGGTGTAATTGCTTATACAGAACTTCTCATGATGAAGACAGGGGATGAGAGTCTTAAAAATGAATTAAAGAAAATCCTCCAGAGTGCCGAAAGATGTAAGAGGATAGTGGAGAACCTGCTCACCTTCTCAAGGCAGAAGGAACCTGTAAGAAGTCTTGAATCCATAAACAGCATAATTGAAAGAGCTATAGACCTCAGGGGATACTGGCTAAGGTCCAGCAATATAGAGGTCATAAAGGACTTTGGTGAAACACCAAGTATTCTAGTAGATGCTCAGCAGATGCAGCAGGTAATACTTAATATACTGCTTAATGCAGAACAGGCAATAATGGAAGCAGGAAGAAAAAGGGGTGAGATAATATTCACTACGAGATACATTCCTGAAACCCATAGAATAGTGATCAAGGTTACTGATAATGGTACGGGCATACGTGAGGAATATTTATCTAGGATTTTCGATCCATTCTTTACAACAAAACCCGTTGGAATAGGAACAGGCCTCGGACTCTCCATATGCCATGGAATAGTTGCAGAGCATGGTGGCATTATATGGGC
- a CDS encoding OmpA family protein — protein MADKNKFRIPEPLDNTDRWVVSYADFITLLFAFFTTMYAISHVDMGKLEKFTGSMKEAFKAQKVTQHFTPIEGIKPIQHEALQIEKELKYIIQESGKIEGIRITVEEEGVRLSFADTIIFESGSAEIKEEIKPLLLSILSLIKKTNNPVVIEGHTDNIPVKGSRYSSNWELSAARATGVLMFLLSDGSLDPSRFSVAGYGEYRPVAPNTTPEGRAKNRRVDIIFLVKKIR, from the coding sequence ATGGCAGATAAAAATAAATTCAGGATACCAGAGCCACTTGACAACACTGATAGATGGGTTGTCTCTTATGCTGATTTTATCACTCTGCTTTTTGCCTTTTTCACAACCATGTATGCTATAAGCCATGTAGATATGGGAAAACTTGAGAAATTCACAGGATCAATGAAAGAGGCCTTCAAAGCACAGAAGGTAACACAGCACTTTACACCCATTGAAGGTATAAAACCCATACAGCATGAGGCACTCCAGATTGAAAAGGAATTAAAGTATATAATACAGGAATCTGGTAAAATAGAAGGTATCAGGATAACAGTTGAGGAAGAGGGAGTGAGACTTTCCTTTGCAGATACAATTATATTTGAGAGTGGTTCAGCAGAGATAAAAGAGGAGATTAAACCCCTTCTTTTATCCATCCTGTCTTTGATTAAAAAAACAAATAACCCTGTTGTTATAGAAGGGCACACTGATAATATACCGGTTAAAGGCTCGAGATATTCATCCAACTGGGAACTCTCCGCTGCTCGCGCAACAGGTGTTCTTATGTTTCTTCTGAGTGATGGTTCTCTGGATCCATCAAGATTTTCGGTTGCAGGTTATGGTGAATACAGACCTGTTGCACCAAACACAACTCCTGAAGGAAGGGCAAAGAACAGAAGGGTTGATATAATCTTTCTTGTAAAGAAGATAAGGTGA
- a CDS encoding response regulator, whose amino-acid sequence MKKEDFTILIAEDDEIARDVLKEILKEEGYPVLTARDGLEAINLLRTEEIRLVITDLKMPGADGMEVLKSAKKINPEIIVVILTAYGTLDIALQAIKEGAYDYLAKPFKVEEIVFLAAKAFERAKTLAELAELRNILKETFRDIKLIKNIAKSGEPRIITDWIERIEKLKEKNIISDEEAEILKERLVRGDG is encoded by the coding sequence ATGAAAAAAGAGGATTTCACTATACTGATAGCAGAGGATGACGAAATAGCTAGGGATGTCCTGAAAGAAATCTTGAAAGAAGAGGGTTATCCTGTCTTGACTGCAAGAGACGGACTTGAGGCAATAAATCTTTTAAGGACAGAGGAGATCAGACTCGTGATAACTGATCTCAAAATGCCTGGTGCAGACGGAATGGAGGTGCTGAAATCAGCAAAAAAGATTAATCCTGAAATTATAGTAGTTATACTTACAGCCTACGGAACCCTTGACATCGCCCTTCAGGCAATAAAGGAAGGAGCCTATGATTACCTTGCAAAACCATTTAAGGTTGAAGAGATTGTCTTCCTTGCAGCAAAGGCCTTTGAGAGGGCAAAGACCCTTGCTGAGCTTGCTGAACTGAGAAATATTCTTAAGGAAACCTTCAGGGATATAAAGCTCATAAAGAATATAGCAAAGAGTGGTGAACCCAGAATAATAACAGACTGGATAGAGCGTATAGAAAAGCTTAAGGAAAAAAATATTATAAGTGATGAAGAGGCTGAAATACTCAAGGAAAGGCTGGTGAGGGGTGATGGATAA
- a CDS encoding PilZ domain-containing protein, whose amino-acid sequence MELRKGERIFLKPKNAGTGYSGEVISSEMNGLLIELDTFTSNIKEGDSFILIIERPDYYNEFKTSVVSINDRKIRLRWHWTERREFFRIDDIIALSARKVSPSEKKPSIIMTGDLIEVREFIEPDPSINPAIWRMLNEINNKLNILLKYMEKEKEISLPRVRYQKVNISAGGIRFLNDEPVSKGDIMELSMQLNTCPPLNIITYGEVVRVTERDGKYEVALSFKDTEDEIREAILRYTLQRQREIMKKEK is encoded by the coding sequence ATGGAGCTCAGGAAAGGAGAAAGGATATTCCTAAAACCCAAAAATGCAGGCACAGGCTACAGTGGAGAGGTTATCTCCTCTGAGATGAATGGTCTTCTTATTGAGCTTGATACCTTTACCTCTAATATAAAAGAGGGTGATTCATTCATTCTCATAATAGAGAGGCCTGATTACTACAATGAATTTAAGACCTCTGTGGTATCCATAAATGACAGAAAAATAAGGTTAAGGTGGCACTGGACAGAGAGAAGGGAATTTTTCAGAATCGATGATATAATAGCCCTTTCAGCAAGAAAAGTATCACCTTCTGAAAAAAAACCATCAATTATAATGACCGGAGATCTTATTGAGGTTAGGGAATTTATTGAACCTGATCCATCAATAAATCCTGCAATCTGGAGAATGCTTAATGAAATAAACAACAAGCTCAATATTCTACTGAAATACATGGAAAAAGAAAAGGAAATATCTTTACCCCGGGTGCGTTACCAGAAGGTGAATATAAGTGCCGGAGGAATAAGATTCTTGAATGATGAACCGGTATCAAAGGGTGATATCATGGAGTTAAGTATGCAGCTCAATACCTGCCCTCCTCTCAATATCATTACCTATGGTGAGGTAGTAAGGGTAACGGAAAGGGATGGGAAATATGAAGTAGCCCTGAGTTTCAAAGATACAGAAGATGAAATAAGGGAGGCAATTCTGAGATATACACTCCAGAGGCAGAGGGAGATAATGAAAAAAGAGAAATGA
- a CDS encoding flagellar motor protein has protein sequence MSRSSIIGLLMGCIAIIGGNMMEGGRIESIIQPTAAVIVFGGTFGATLLSFPMKDIIKAIKALKEVFGKESIDHEEYIKELLRYSVITRKSGLVGLEQEINRQEDPFIRRALRLAVDGAQPEALREILNQENITYSEEKKRIARVFETAGGFAPTIGIIGAVLGLIHVMENLADPSKLGAGIAVAFVATVYGVGSANLILLPISKKIINNLHSKLFLREMIIEGIMGIKQGMNPYYLEQKLRAFIEDRKDGR, from the coding sequence ATGAGCAGATCAAGTATCATAGGATTGCTTATGGGCTGCATTGCCATAATTGGTGGAAATATGATGGAGGGTGGAAGGATTGAATCCATAATCCAGCCCACTGCAGCAGTTATAGTCTTCGGTGGTACCTTTGGTGCTACACTTCTCAGTTTTCCAATGAAGGATATTATAAAAGCAATAAAGGCTCTCAAAGAGGTTTTCGGAAAAGAAAGCATAGACCATGAAGAATATATAAAGGAGCTTCTAAGATATTCAGTGATTACAAGAAAATCTGGTCTTGTAGGTCTTGAACAGGAGATAAACAGGCAGGAGGACCCTTTTATAAGAAGGGCCCTTAGACTTGCTGTCGACGGAGCTCAACCTGAGGCGTTAAGAGAGATACTAAACCAGGAAAATATCACTTACTCCGAGGAGAAAAAAAGGATAGCAAGGGTTTTTGAGACAGCAGGCGGTTTTGCTCCGACCATAGGCATAATTGGTGCTGTACTCGGGCTTATACATGTTATGGAGAATCTTGCAGATCCATCAAAACTCGGTGCTGGTATTGCTGTTGCATTTGTAGCAACAGTTTATGGAGTTGGTTCAGCAAATCTGATTCTTCTGCCCATATCAAAAAAGATTATAAATAACCTCCACTCAAAACTATTCCTGAGGGAGATGATTATAGAGGGCATAATGGGAATCAAGCAGGGAATGAATCCCTATTATCTTGAACAGAAGCTGAGGGCATTTATTGAGGATAGAAAAGATGGCAGATAA